In the Brettanomyces nanus chromosome 1, complete sequence genome, ATCAATGTGCTTCATTACTTTCCtgttttgtttttgaagaaaggtCTAACGAGGTGCCAAGGCTCACTCCAGAATTGGCTGAACCTCTTAAAGAAATGAGAGAGATGGCTGGAAAGATCGCCAAAGTGTCAAGGGAATCCAAGATTGAAATTGTGGAAAAGGATTACGTTGATTCATTCAGATACGAACTTATGGAGGTGGTGTATTCCTGGTGTAAGGGCGCTACATTCACTCAGATTTGCAAGATGACTGACGTTTATGAGGGATCGTTGATTAGAATGTTCAGGCGGttggaagaaatgatcAAGCAGTTGGTGGATGCTGCCAAGACGATCGGTAACGTGACTCTtgagcagaagatgaaccaATGTTTAGAATTGGTTCATCGGGACATCGTTTCCGCCGGATCCTTGTATTTGTAAAGTATCATGATTATCATTAGTAATGAGATTTTAACCTTACATAGTAGTATCCATGACACTGGCTTCAGAAGTAAGCGCACGTCCATTCTTCATGAGGCTGAATGCGTCAACAATTTTGGGAGACCAAACACCCAACGAACTTCTTGCCTGATACAGAGAATCCAAGATGCTGAGCTTGGCCTGCCAAACATCGGGACTTGTAATGTCAGTGATACTCAAAAGCTTGACTATTAGCGAAGACCAAGTATTAACAAGTTTGTAAATACCAAAATCCGTAGAACTGAGGGCCCGTATTACTTCCAAAAAATCAGATACCTCCAATTGGGCAATTTGAGAAGATGTAACAGGAAGTTTGGACTCAAGAAGTAGCTGATCCTTGATCAAATTGTTGTATATGGGCGTAGTTTTCCCCTTTAGCTCAAAACCTTGTAGAAATGAATCTTTTGTCTCCAAAAATCTCGGTTCAACGTTGGCAAGTAGATAAATCGAAGTATCGTCATCCTTTCCAGTATACCTGTCAATCGCATAGTCAAGAATATGGTATTTGGAGTCCATAGAAGCAAATTTTTGAGGAGCTATCTGGGAAAGTTTACAGAGAAATATAACGGGCTCcagattgaagaaacttCGAAGCTCCGTCTTGAAGCTCTTATCTATGTACACGCGAGTGATATAATCAATCTGTTCGCTGATACTATCAACTATAGGTTTCATTCGGGCGTCCACCATAGCAGACTGAAGAATGTTGCTGTAAAATGATATAATTAACGAGTTTAAGAGCAggtcatcatcattctcaaaCTGATCAAATGTGACGAGATACAATCTCTCTGGAATGTCCGGGATAATCGGAAGTAACTCCACGATCAAATCATAAAGTCTCGGAGCAACTTTGGAGTTCTGTTTCATCTGTAGCAGAACGTTTGTCACCTCATCCGAGAGGATCCTACGCCTGACAAGCTCACCGTTGGCAGCTAATATCAATATGCACTGCTGTATAGAGTTAACTAATCCAATGGACGAGTCTTCGTTTGCCAAAAGGCGGAAAAGAGTCACCACAATCGAGGTGTTGGCTACTATATCTGCAGGACGAGCCTTAGAGATAATCTGGGTAATCAGAATTCGTAACTCACTCTTATCCGTGCTCAATCCTTCGATGAGAAGGTTCATATTGAACTTACtcagaatttgatcaaaCGTAAAATGGTCCAGAATGGAATCTAGCATTTGTATGGAAGCATTTTTTGCATCACGAGTCGTACTGTCGGATCTGACTATATCCAAGATAATGGGAGAAAACTCGTTGAGAATAAGCTCTCCATTCTGATAGAGCGAAGAATCTGATCTAAGTTTAAGACCGGCCTGGTCGAGTAACCTACCATTAGGTTCAAGGGCAGTGCCTTGCCTTAATTCATTGAGATGAATCAAAGCTCTTACCAAGGTAGGATCTTGTATATTATGGAAAGGCATGATGAcgaatagaagaagaagaagaaggaaaggGTTATATGATGTGAGAGAATATCTCAGTAAACTGATCGAGTCGC is a window encoding:
- a CDS encoding uncharacterized protein (EggNog:ENOG41), which translates into the protein MPFHNIQDPTLVRALIHLNELRQGTALEPNGRLLDQAGLKLRSDSSLYQNGELILNEFSPIILDIVRSDSTTRDAKNASIQMLDSILDHFTFDQILSKFNMNLLIEGLSTDKSELRILITQIISKARPADIVANTSIVVTLFRLLANEDSSIGLVNSIQQCILILAANGELVRRRILSDEVTNVLLQMKQNSKVAPRLYDLIVELLPIIPDIPERLYLVTFDQFENDDDLLLNSLIISFYSNILQSAMVDARMKPIVDSISEQIDYITRVYIDKSFKTELRSFFNLEPVIFLCKLSQIAPQKFASMDSKYHILDYAIDRYTGKDDDTSIYLLANVEPRFLETKDSFLQGFELKGKTTPIYNNLIKDQLLLESKLPVTSSQIAQLEVSDFLEVIRALSSTDFGIYKLVNTWSSLIVKLLSITDITSPDVWQAKLSILDSLYQARSSLGVWSPKIVDAFSLMKNGRALTSEASVMDTTM